Genomic DNA from Ctenopharyngodon idella isolate HZGC_01 chromosome 1, HZGC01, whole genome shotgun sequence:
tgaaaatgtttttcaaagtgCAGTTTTAGAAAACAATAAcgttattgtctctgtgtaaactacaaaaacgtgaatttgtgaaacaGTGAcctcatgcgcatgcgtattacgcGTTCATAGGCGCGTAGTTTTTctgtacaaagtgacattgtcaactactggcctggcagcataatacagcatttttggttgtttttacgACCAATGTGAacgggatcattttgacaacgttgtcatctgtatgtgagaaaagcaaaggaaaaacgttaccattttttgtaaataattgtCGTGTATATGCCCTAAGTTTCCGGCAAAACTGttagtatttaaaaacaaaacaaaaaaacacctttttcctgaatgtttaaattacaaTAGTTTGCAAGAGAGTGATTATAAACACACAGAGGCTGTAAAAGTGGACTAGTGAGTAGACGACTTTCCTGTTCGACGTGATGACATTTAATGTCCCCGACAAAGTCCATTGAGCCACTTTTCCCGCCCACTACACCTAAAAGAtgagtaaaagtctttacaCAAGGACGTATAACTGATGCgttttatgttgtagaataaaatgtaGAATAGTTTAACTACAGATGTTATTTCAAGcatttagccaaaaaaaaaaaaaaaaaaaaacccactgactTCAGGATGATGGGACAGGTGTCGTGACAAATTGGGTCTTCCATTGAAATCGGGTCTCCATCAACTGACAGTTAATACGTAGACCAAGTACACACAaacaatattaacttaaaatatgtaattaacTGCTTACTATATAGTGCATAATacaccaaaaaaaacatttgccataataatgtaatttctttGACTCAAACTTAAAACATTCATTGAACATCTTTACATCTATTAAATTCACATAAAACTGAGATATTTGGAGATTTAACACTAACAGATGATTAAAGATTGTTGAAAACGCAAACTAAAAcacattaatattcattataacTTAGCTCAAGTGatataatgtaattttgtaGGAAATCTAATCAGGTGTTAAAGAGAGACCCAAAAAGTTTGAACCAACGGGGTTGCTTGGGGTTCTGGTGGAGACTCAATTTCCGGTGCTGAATagagttcaaaagaaaaaaaaaaataataatataaattaattgtaaCATTAAATCTATTTACGgtcacttttgttcaatttaataaattcatctctcaataaaagtattaatttcttagaactaactccaaacttttaaactagTGTATATACAcatcttaataaaaaataaataaaactatcaaTATTTAACAACTACATATCGTATTGTCTAAATGTCAAGTTAAACATCTAATCAGTGATGTCTGATAGTTCCAGCATGGAATGCCACAATATTACACACAGAAGCGGATTACCCTTCTTGGTCTCCTATTTATTTTGCACATACTCACACCTCCAAGCTTATGAGTTTACAtcacatttctgcaaaattttgCCCCATTCCAAAAAGTGCCCGAAAATATTGGAACTAGAACTAAAATGTACATCAACAAAAGCTAATTAACACTGATGTATACAGACAGCATAGTAGTTGGAAATTGATTCAAGAgacaaaattaaattagaataaataGGAAATTACATTAATTCACAGTCAGGCAAGCAGGCAGTTTGTGTAGCATGTATGAAGGGTTGATACACGTTTGGTTTCTGTGCTCTGTATAGTAAGTGGTTGAAGGGTTTTGCTCATGGCTCAAGCTTTGTGGTCCGTTTCCTCTCAGGCTTTGCAGAGAGCCACAGCAGAGAAACGCACCTCCCCTTTCTCCCGTTCTGTAAACTCACGGCACACCCTTGCCGCATCCTAGAGAGAGATTATCAAGTCAGTTATTCAGTCACAGtaaaatgatttattgttttaagaTGCTCTAAATCTAAGGTTTTGACCGTAATAACAGTTCATAAGAGAGAACATGCTACAGTTGCCATTAACTACAAAAGGCCATTCCCAGGAAAATGTGTGCTTACCATGACGAAGCTTTCTGGTTTTGTAGGTCCATGACTCACAGGTCCATCAATTCTGCCATCTGATGTGACAAAACACCCACTTTTTCATCTCAGACATTTTAAAAGGAGTTTATACTTAAATTAAAGTCACTGGCAATGAAACAGACACACCACAATACATATCATCCACTTACCTAGCTCATAAAGCTGACCATTTACATTGACAAATGTAATGAAATGGAAATTGACTTCGTCTGCCTCTGGCTGTTAGGATAAGAtagatgggggggggggggggggactaTTTAACAAAGTAATTACTTCTAGTATTTGTGCTTTATTGTCAGTTGTTTGGTCTCGTCTTACCCGACATTCTCCTTCATCAGCAACCGCATCATGAGTTTCCTGGATGTCCTGAATAAAATTGTAACTCCATTAacttcattttaaaaacacaaatcaaGTCTGCATGCATTTTAAGTCAAATCAACATGAAACGAAAGTTGCGACagacttttcttccctattgtgacgtgaAACGACTTCAAGAACCAGGaggaaaggggaaaaaaaaaaaaaaaaaaaaaaaagtaggacTTGATTTGCCTATtggaaattgattggatcgttgtggtttgctattgctgtgatctcatgtaaGTGACAGATACAATAGTACCATCTACTGGTGGTATTGAATAttgcacaaaaattaaaatagttacATGAACTTTGTGACATTTCTGAAGTTAATCTTTGTTTTTGGCAAAGATTGTTTTGTGTGGCTCAGCTTTTAATGAATGCTTACAATACCTTATTTTGTTCAAGTTCTTTGGCTCTTTCAGCAGCAGACATCTCTGAGGTGGCTTCCAGAAACTTCTTCAGTGCAGAGTTATTGTCTATAGACAAGGGGGCATCATGGTTAGATACCATACAGTTGATTTATAATAACATAACTGTGTTTTAGCTTTAGTGATGCATATGAAATTTGTTGCAGTATAGGGTAACATGATTAAGGAATCTGAATGTATTTGGCTTGATTTATTTAGCCAGTCAAAATtgaatacaattaaataaaaatacccttCTTTTAAAAATCAACAAGGCCATCAGCTCTATTCTGCATCAGTTATGTATGAGCAGACATTCATGGCACATGTCTCCACTGACCAAAATCAATACAGTCCTGGTTGTTGGCCACAGCATGTACCAATCCCACAGTTCCACAGGAGTTGACCACAGTTTGTTTCAGAAAATAAACACCTTTAGTGTCTTCAACAGACTGTTTAGAACGAAATTCCTCATGCTGAAAGAAAGAGGGATATGGGTTAAAAAGCtatataattaatatgattCCTTCTGTGAgagtttaaatgttaaaactgttaaaatgttaaaatctaagctaaaatgacaattttcatttctttcctacaataaaactttttaaatttaacGACACCACTTGTCTTTAGGTTTACTTGTATAATATCTATTCCTCACGTGAGAAATGACCACGCCCGCGTTTACTGTAATGCTTTGTGTGCGCGCTCATGTGCGTGCGTGCGTCCGTACGTACCTGTTGCGTTAAAGGGAAGAGCAGCATCATGGCACAGCAGGGTGAGGGCACCCCTGACAAAGACTCATCCTCCAGACCCAAAACATCCACAAAACGCCAACTCGAGCCCACACCCAATTTACTCAATACCTACAGAGATACAgaaaaaatgtttccaaaaaaatacACTACGCCAGACCCGttatttccaaataaaatatatctaaaatattctaaaatattcAAGTTTGTAATGAAAGGAGAATTTCATTGTCGACTGTTTATAAATAATTAGTTTATATGAATTGTTGTATTAcgcaaaataacaaattattgcGTAAATCATGCATTTAGAAATTCTGCGTGTTATTGTTTTCATGCATAGGTGATAATGTGTGGCCCACGCCCTTTCGTTTCATATTCGGATCCATGACAGTTCCCCCAGACGCCACAGACCTGTCCAGCAGACAGTCTCATCATCATCTCATCTTATGACTCAGCGAACGTACCTTATTCAGCATCTGAAACCAATACAAACGCACAAATATGTCGGCCATAATCATACCAGAGAAAACGAAAGCATGCACAACAAACAAATTAGCTAGCGTGGCTAAATCATGAAATAGCGTTAAACCTCCGGGTTTATTTCCATCGGTTTCCACTCCATGGTAGCAGACGGTCGTGAGTGTCACTCCTCAGAGTTCTGAAAGGCGCCGCCCGAGAAAACACAAACCCGACTGAGGGAGCACGAGGATCATATATGCGACCGGTCATATTCCATTTACACAAACCGGAGGGGTGTCCGCTCAGATACACGTGCTATTTCTGTACTGCGGGCACACATATTTACCCCGTTAGTGAAACTTTTCTGTATATTTAGAGTGTCTGAAACAGTCAACGCCACACGGAAGAGAGAAAAACGGAAAAAGTTGGTTCAGATTCTCCAGCAATAGGTCGGTCCGCCATCGGCGGATTCTGGAAGCTACCAGTGTTTTCCAGCTCTGATGAATCAGTTgattaaaaacagaaacaatgaTATTTACAgtagattattttaaaaagtggaCAAAATATGTATTAGGTGCACTTAATGACTCGAAGCTGCGTAAATTAGAAGTAAAAGACTATAAATTCAACTATGCTCTATTCACATAACTCCACTTTGACCTGAGTGGATCAGCTGAAATTACAACTGATGACTTGCACTTTTTGATACGTTTTAAATGTCAATTTGAAGTGGGTTTACTACTGTCAATCATGTTTGTGTGTCCAATCCAGTTTACACACTC
This window encodes:
- the uchl1 gene encoding ubiquitin carboxyl-terminal hydrolase isozyme L1 isoform X2; translation: MMMRLSAGQVLSKLGVGSSWRFVDVLGLEDESLSGVPSPCCAMMLLFPLTQQHEEFRSKQSVEDTKGVYFLKQTVVNSCGTVGLVHAVANNQDCIDFDNNSALKKFLEATSEMSAAERAKELEQNKDIQETHDAVADEGECRPEADEVNFHFITFVNVNGQLYELDGRIDGPVSHGPTKPESFVMDAARVCREFTEREKGEVRFSAVALCKA
- the uchl1 gene encoding ubiquitin carboxyl-terminal hydrolase isozyme L1 isoform X1 → MEWKPMEINPEMLNKVLSKLGVGSSWRFVDVLGLEDESLSGVPSPCCAMMLLFPLTQQHEEFRSKQSVEDTKGVYFLKQTVVNSCGTVGLVHAVANNQDCIDFDNNSALKKFLEATSEMSAAERAKELEQNKDIQETHDAVADEGECRPEADEVNFHFITFVNVNGQLYELDGRIDGPVSHGPTKPESFVMDAARVCREFTEREKGEVRFSAVALCKA